The genomic interval GCGCGGCAGGCGATGGCGTGGCCGATGCCGGCCCGGCGGCTGACACCGGTGATGACGACACGGCGTCCGGCCAAGGGCGTGGTGGTGAGGACGCTCATTCGGTCATCATCACACGCGCCCCGGGCTCCGGCCCCGGTTGATGGCGTCACGCACCGTCTGTTGCCATCATCACACGCGCCCGGGCGCCGGACTCAGACCACCTCAGCCACCGCGTCCACGAGGTCCTGAGGCACGCCCACTGCCCGCATCGCGGACAGCAGGGTGGTCCCGGTGGCACCGCTCATGACGGCGCCCCAGGCCCGGTCCTTGATGACGTAGTCGATCTGGGCGGGCTCCAGCAGACCGAAGATCTCCTGCGAGACATCCGGGGTGCGCTCGGACACGCCTCCCAGCTCCACGCTCACGCCCTCGCTCGGCCGCACGGTCCCCAGGGGGATGTCCACGCCGGCGCCCAGGGTGAAGCCGTCGGCCTCGCGCTCACGCACCTCGGCCGGGCGGCCGTCAACGCTGGCCCAGCCCACCGCCGTGCTCAGCAGGTGCAGGACGACCTCGCGCTCGGCGGGCACGACGCCCTGGGGCCCCTCCTGGCTCAGCGCCACGCGGGCGGTGCCCGCGGCCCCGTCCCAGGTCAGGGTGATGCGGGTGCGCACGACGGCGTCCAGGCCGGGCTCGGCCGAGCCGTCGTCCTCCTCCATGACGAGCTCGCCGTCGGCCCCGGGCACGAGCAGGATCCCCAGGGCGCGCGGGTTGGCACCGGCCGCCTCGGTGACGTCGTCGGCCAGGGGCACGACGCTGCCGGCACGGGCCAGGACCGGGACCTGGGCGAGGTCTCGGTGGAAGGACAGGCTGTGGCCCTCGGTGCCGGACACCTCGTAGCGCCGGCCCGTGGGCAGGTCGAACCAGACGCCCTCGGGCACCCAGGCGGCCTCGGCCGCCAGACCGGTGACCGGGGTGGCGCGCGTGGCGACCGGGATGACGAGCAGGTCGCCGAAGAGGTACTCGCGGCGGTTCTCGTAGGCGCCCATGCGCCAGGGGTGGTCGTGGAAGAGGGGGCGCACGGGCCCGATGCCCTCGGTGTGGGCGCGCCGTGCCCACGTGTACAGGTAGGGCACGAGGCGGTGGCGCAGACGCAGGTAGGCGTCCATGGTGGCGCGGGCGTCGCGCGAGTAGCGCCACGGCTCCTTGGAGTTGAACACCGAGCTGGTCGAGTGCAGCCGGTTGATGGGGGAGAAGCATCCGAGCTGGACCCAGCGGGCGGCCATCTCGGAGTCCTTGACGCCGAACATGTGGCCGCCGATGTCGTTGGACCACCAGTAGTAGCCGATGTTGGCGGCGGTGGCGGTGAACTCGGGCTGGTAGCGCAGGGTGTCCCAGGTGGCGTAGGTGTCCCCGGAGAAGCCGATGGGGGTGCGGTGGCTGGAGGCGTCGGCGAAGCGCGAGAAGGTGACGGGTCGGCGTCGGAAAGTCTCGGTACTGCCGTCGCCGAGCGTGCGGGTGCGTTCGCGGCCGGAGTCGAGGTAGTGGACGTGGTTGAGCATCCACAGCGGGTCCAGGCCCGGGATGTCGGTGACGCCGCCCTGCTGCCAGTCGAGCCACCAGAAGTCGACGCCCTCGTCCTCCAGGGGGTGGTGGGCGTGGTCGAGGTAGGCGGCGACGAAGTCCGGGTCGCCCACGTTGAAGGGGATCGCCTCGCCGCTGGCGGGGTCCTTGCCGAGCGCGCGCATCATGGGCTCGTAGGCGCTCTCGTGGCGGCGCACCCCGCCGGCCGGGTGGAGGTTGAGGGTCACCTGCATGCCCCGCTCGTGCAGGGCGTCGAGGAAGCCCCTCGGGTCGGGGAAGAGGTCCGTGTTCCAGGTGTAGCCGGTCCAACCATTGCCGATGGCGGGGTCGATGTTCACCCAGTGCCAGTCCATGTCGATGACGGCCACGGAGAAGGGCAGCTTCTCGGACGCGAAGCGGTCCATGAGCGCGAGGTAGGACTCCTGCGTGTACGTGTGGTAGCGGCTCCACCAGTTGCCCAGCAGGGCGCGCGGCACGAGCGGGGTGGGGCCGGTCAGGGCGAAGAAGTCGGTCAGCGCGCGCGCGTACTCCTGGCCGTAGCCGAAGAGGTAGAGGTCCTCGTCGTCGGTGGAGCCGTCCACGGGACTGGCGCAGGGCCGGGGGCGCACCCACTCGTCCTGCTGCATGAGCAGGGAGCGCGAGTCGTCGATGACACTCAGGCCGTGCAGGGCGAGCAGACCGGGCTCGATGCGCACACGGCCGTCGGCGTTGTCCAGGGTGCGGCAGGTGCCGCCGAGGTTGGTGGGGAAGGTCTCGTCCGGGTCCCAGGTGTCCCCGTAGTACCAGGTGCCGCCGTGGGCGTTGAGGACCCCGGTGCGCAGGGAGACCTTGAGCCCGGAGCGGGAGAAGCCGCGTGAGGGCTGGTAGGTCAGGTGCAGGTGCTCAGTGAGGATCTCGACGCGGTCCTCGCCCCGGCGCACCTCGAAGGTGGGCACGGGCCCCAGGTCGCGGCTGACGACGAGCTGGGTGGCGGCGTCAGTGAACGTGCCTGAGGCCGAGCGCTCAATGCGGATGAGACGGTCGGTCAGGACGGTGAAGCGGACGTCGTGCCCGACGGCGACGACGGCCTCGGGTCGGGCCGGTGCCAGGCGCAGGTCGGCGGAGCCGGAGGAGAGGGGGGAAGTCATGTGTCTGTCAGCCCTTTACTGCAGCGGCGGCAGCGCCCGCGATGAAGCGCTTCTGGAAAATGAGGTACACGATGAGGACGGGGAGGACCGAGATGGTCGTGGCGGCGAACAGCCCACCGTAATCAGTACCGTAGCGGCCGCTGAAGGTGGTCAGTCCGACGGCGAGGACCTGCTTGTCCTCACTGTCGATCATGAGGTACGGCCACAGGTAGTCCTCCCACGCCCACAGGAACTGGAAGATGGTCAGCGCCGAGATCGGGTTGCGGCTCATGGGCAGGACGATGCGGTGGAAGATGTAGATCTCGCTCGCCCCGTCGATGCGCGCCGCCTCGAGAATCGCGTCGGGCACGTCCGCCATCGACTGGCGCAGCATGAAGATGCCGAAACCGCTGAGCACCGCGGGCAGGATGAGGGAGAGGTAGCTGTCGCGCAGCCCCCAGGCCTCGAACATCGTGTAGCGCGGGATGATGGTCACGGCCCACGGGATCATCATGGTGCCCAGGATGAAGCCGAAGATCGCGTTGCGGCCGCGGAAGCGGTACTTGGCCAGCACGTAGCCGCACAGGCAGCTGGTGTAGATCGTCACCGCGGTGATGGCCAGGGCGACGCCGAGCGAGTTGGCGAAGAACCGCACGAAGTCGAACGTGTCCTGCAGCCCGAGGAAGTTCTCGAGGGTCCACTGGCGGGGCAGGAGGGTCTGGTCGAGGGAGCGGATCTCCGAGTTCGGTTTGAACGCCGAGAAGAGCATCCAGACGAAGGGGAAGACGGTGGTCACCCCGAGGACGAGCAGGACGCCCTCGAGCACGATGGTCTGGAGCCGCTTGCTCATGCCCGACCTCCCGAGCGACGGGCGCTGACACCGAAGGACACGGCGGTCAGCGCGGCGGTGATGATGAGTAGGACGAAGGCGATCGCCGAGGCGTAGCCGAAGTCGTACTGCTGGAAGGCCTCGTCGAAGATGATGTAGGAGATGAGGAAGGTGGACTTGCCGGGTCCGCCCTGGGTCATGATGAGGATCTGGACGTAGGCCTGCGCATAGCTGATGAGTGACGTGATGACGACGAAGATCGTCATGGGGTGCAGCAGCGGCAGGATGATGTGGCGCAGGCGTTGCCAGGACCCGGCGCCGTCGACCGCGGCCGCCTCAAGGGTGTCCTCGGGCAGCGAGTGGAGCGCGGACAGGAAGAGGATGACGGCGTAGCCGAAGTCCTTCCAGATGGTCATGAACATGATCGCGGGCAGCGCCCAGGTCGAGTCGTACAGCCAGTTGATATCGATGCCGAGGAAGGTGTGGAAGATGCCGATCTGCGGGTTGTACATCATCTTCCACACGTAGGCGATGGCGACCATGGGGGTGACGGTCGGCATGTAGAAGACCGCGCGGAAGAAGGTCTTGTGGCGCGTCACCTGTGACCAGATCGCGTAGGCCAGGGCGAGTCCCAGCACGACCCTTGCCGCGATGACGACGACGGAGAAGTAGAGCGTGTTCGTCAGGGAGGTCCAGAAGGTGGGGTCGTGCAGGAGCTCGGCGTAGTTGTCTCCTCCGATCCAGCGGTAGGTCCCGTTAAGAGGGTTCCACTGGTGGAACGAGCCCGAGAACGCGGAGGCGATCGGGTAGACCAGGAGCACCGCGTTGAAGGCGATGATGAGGGCGACGACGCTGTTCCTCAGGGTGCGTTCGCCCTTGTAGGCACGGCGTCGGCGGCCGCGGGGCGCCGCGGCGGGGCGCGCGGGTGTGGTGGTCAGTGGTGCGGTCATGGTGAGCTGTGGGCGGGTAGTACTGTGCGCCCGCCCACCGGTCCTCCTTCGTGGGTACGTGTGGCCTGTGGGTGAGGGCGGGGGTCAGCCCTTGGCCTCGTCGGCGTGGACGTACAGGTTCTCGACGGCGGCGAACTCAGTCTTGGCGATGTCGGCGTCGATCGTGCTCGTGGCGGTGGCCAGGGCCTTGTCGATGGCCACGCCGTTGTACAGGACGTCGGAGACGGCGATCTTGGTGTTGTCCTCGACCGTGGCGGGCATCGGGCCGGGCCACACGTAGCGGTCGATCGAGCCGAGGACGCTGGTCACCGGGTGCTCCTTGACCTCGCTGTTGTCAGCCAGGGCGAGGCTGGAGGGGAACAGGCTGTAGTTGAGGCACAGCTGGACCAGGAGGTCGTTGCTCGTGAGGAAGAACGTGAGGAAGTCCTGCGCGACCTGCCGGGCCCCTTCCGGCGCGTTCTTGTTGATGCCGAAGGTCGACTCGCCGTTGTAGCGGTCGTAGGCGTAGGGCTCCTCACCCTTGGTGGCCACCGGCGTGCGGAAGGTGCCGAAGTCGATGGAGGGGTAGTCCTTCTTCAGGGTTCCGTAGAAGTGGCCCCAGTTGTAGGTCATGGCGGACAGCCCCTGGCCGAAGGCCTCGTCGGAGTTGTTGCCGAAGTCGGGCGAGCCGACCTTGTCGACGTCGTACAGGTCGGTGAGGAAGGCGAGGTCGGCCTTGACGGTGTCGGTGTCGAGCTGGACCTGCTGACCGGAGGTGTCGAACAGGTTGTCGCCCGACTGGTAGTGCTTGCCGAGCAGG from Actinomyces respiraculi carries:
- a CDS encoding TIM-barrel domain-containing protein; this encodes MTSPLSSGSADLRLAPARPEAVVAVGHDVRFTVLTDRLIRIERSASGTFTDAATQLVVSRDLGPVPTFEVRRGEDRVEILTEHLHLTYQPSRGFSRSGLKVSLRTGVLNAHGGTWYYGDTWDPDETFPTNLGGTCRTLDNADGRVRIEPGLLALHGLSVIDDSRSLLMQQDEWVRPRPCASPVDGSTDDEDLYLFGYGQEYARALTDFFALTGPTPLVPRALLGNWWSRYHTYTQESYLALMDRFASEKLPFSVAVIDMDWHWVNIDPAIGNGWTGYTWNTDLFPDPRGFLDALHERGMQVTLNLHPAGGVRRHESAYEPMMRALGKDPASGEAIPFNVGDPDFVAAYLDHAHHPLEDEGVDFWWLDWQQGGVTDIPGLDPLWMLNHVHYLDSGRERTRTLGDGSTETFRRRPVTFSRFADASSHRTPIGFSGDTYATWDTLRYQPEFTATAANIGYYWWSNDIGGHMFGVKDSEMAARWVQLGCFSPINRLHSTSSVFNSKEPWRYSRDARATMDAYLRLRHRLVPYLYTWARRAHTEGIGPVRPLFHDHPWRMGAYENRREYLFGDLLVIPVATRATPVTGLAAEAAWVPEGVWFDLPTGRRYEVSGTEGHSLSFHRDLAQVPVLARAGSVVPLADDVTEAAGANPRALGILLVPGADGELVMEEDDGSAEPGLDAVVRTRITLTWDGAAGTARVALSQEGPQGVVPAEREVVLHLLSTAVGWASVDGRPAEVREREADGFTLGAGVDIPLGTVRPSEGVSVELGGVSERTPDVSQEIFGLLEPAQIDYVIKDRAWGAVMSGATGTTLLSAMRAVGVPQDLVDAVAEVV
- a CDS encoding carbohydrate ABC transporter permease, with translation MTAPLTTTPARPAAAPRGRRRRAYKGERTLRNSVVALIIAFNAVLLVYPIASAFSGSFHQWNPLNGTYRWIGGDNYAELLHDPTFWTSLTNTLYFSVVVIAARVVLGLALAYAIWSQVTRHKTFFRAVFYMPTVTPMVAIAYVWKMMYNPQIGIFHTFLGIDINWLYDSTWALPAIMFMTIWKDFGYAVILFLSALHSLPEDTLEAAAVDGAGSWQRLRHIILPLLHPMTIFVVITSLISYAQAYVQILIMTQGGPGKSTFLISYIIFDEAFQQYDFGYASAIAFVLLIITAALTAVSFGVSARRSGGRA
- a CDS encoding carbohydrate ABC transporter permease produces the protein MSKRLQTIVLEGVLLVLGVTTVFPFVWMLFSAFKPNSEIRSLDQTLLPRQWTLENFLGLQDTFDFVRFFANSLGVALAITAVTIYTSCLCGYVLAKYRFRGRNAIFGFILGTMMIPWAVTIIPRYTMFEAWGLRDSYLSLILPAVLSGFGIFMLRQSMADVPDAILEAARIDGASEIYIFHRIVLPMSRNPISALTIFQFLWAWEDYLWPYLMIDSEDKQVLAVGLTTFSGRYGTDYGGLFAATTISVLPVLIVYLIFQKRFIAGAAAAAVKG
- a CDS encoding ABC transporter substrate-binding protein; this encodes MAPHPSRRSFLLGAASITALVPLASCSGGTDKPAAVQDTQPAKGLDIQGVNFTYDPNTLVNNGDPITLDWWLWDSDEKFSAFADAYQRIHPNVQINVVNQPWDDYWTKLPLALQGQDGPAIFNIHNSHHENVLPYCEAYDVDLEALSQDFVGVDGHLVDGKVYYMDYGLMTGLIYYNKSMWEAAGLTEADVPVTWDEFRTVARKLTIRDGDSFQQAGFNFNTSAYVLLLGKHYQSGDNLFDTSGQQVQLDTDTVKADLAFLTDLYDVDKVGSPDFGNNSDEAFGQGLSAMTYNWGHFYGTLKKDYPSIDFGTFRTPVATKGEEPYAYDRYNGESTFGINKNAPEGARQVAQDFLTFFLTSNDLLVQLCLNYSLFPSSLALADNSEVKEHPVTSVLGSIDRYVWPGPMPATVEDNTKIAVSDVLYNGVAIDKALATATSTIDADIAKTEFAAVENLYVHADEAKG